Proteins encoded in a region of the Bactrocera tryoni isolate S06 chromosome 4, CSIRO_BtryS06_freeze2, whole genome shotgun sequence genome:
- the LOC120773963 gene encoding uncharacterized protein LOC120773963 isoform X1: MNRLRTQKFKVNAENSNNNNNINNENNNGGSNNNVSGLLPTSSLLNKLTKRYSTLSHRITRRHHAGRKGSSPQKVASGSYDMTGAHSDDHRLEIGAPVLISTTTLDADRFDVSEERLRQIGGGIAATSTMVRTINIHSSPQMPSSGSETEVYADALSTPPVVDEPAEPAGVEEEERYELASAGTPKHTTVPADPLADLNARLLLKLPIFPVPEMNTQNVSSTSVESPASSVEQRTLAASAVEKVLSPPKPRIPTPPPKLRRRQHSKSAQNLHRAEMKIFLEKTPSMTLDMSLTTADLENCRDLPRLPELFGVSKCSLAPSDYEGNDADKENSSPSVELSPPQCKSDPNTPMCAEQKVCGYLSQQLHFKSVDSLDMRHTNGKRRSVVFSSNASINQHGSKNSLTSHASTIEEFDLKSVSCQSLNAQNLFVSIDELNEITRQINESEEFNDDIDLEYCLHRDNLKPSERRITLLKNKNSRLISFNNNKEKLKKGWHGVKHWIGEESTKLKEVVQKQANLQRVATSKLSLNNSECRQSPSVHGSVLLRGGDSRVGMPVLRDSDTSVVSINLQQSQGATASTVTSPTSAFGVSTDDLVDGSGAGDVSGGGNAENEEDLESSFTQRPADETPAVAKLLEGQNGFEELRRYVKQGGDFGKELVMILQERVESETLYSKSLSKMANKLNKACRELPGSIADAWRGVATEMENRSDIHRQLSASLTDEIVKPLKNIIDAHHKTRKSVESNVDKAARTLAEWRVSESKAKKSSHTAARENEKLQDALLDVRIQKSPSIALLHQGPNKLAAEKEIRSAEKDCAKLDSKRKKAEEAVKRADVEYYTLCIRAERARVDWEMAVLRGSSLLQNIENQRLVSMKNFIANYSRLTSNMNPILDGLMQRLQPQVDACNVLKDMQVVKNIRRNSEGPSEQLLPDFYCEHTTLAMNRERRKHALIKLLQLVKADLERERRSRNGLKGLSQSLNNQENQNITDKLYHIRSMLTYLEGARFKLHSALLELDHKPRSSHPLAQHIQVTRDRTGLQQSVLKVPLWLKNNDRMSQDDSASVQENEYECVNQTSNISNASCTDLSKDILVRKFSRSKSNIETLSNKTQLCIASIDKTKTIPAHIDNDPYSDRGQADGGSNQQDSDFDEFSSQDEDDEQTTTTNSSARKEHKAIIEKSTMLANGTATAMSNGAATTTPTIYQNAAELHNGQSNMNGNANTNGNAPVILSRCKALYSYTPKLYDELELTPGDIIEVHAKQEDGWWLGALGNHVGIFPATYVEEFA, encoded by the exons ATGAATCGTTTACGCACGcaaaaattcaaagtaaatgcggaaaatagcaataacaacaacaacatcaacaatgAGAATAACAATGGCGGCAGTAACAACAATGTGAGCGGCTTACTACCAACGAGCAGTCTGCTCAACAAACTAACGAAGCGTTACTCGACGCTCAGCCATCGCATTACACGGCGACATCATGCGGGCCGCAAAGGCAGTTCGCCACAGAAAGTCGCCTCAGGCAGTTACGATATGACCGGTGCGCATTCGGATGATCATCGCCTGGAAATCGGTGCACCAGTGCTGATATCGACAACGACACTGGATGCGGATCGCTTTGATGTAAGTGAGGAGCGTTTGCGGCAGATTGGTGGTGGCATAGCGGCGACCAGCACCATGGTGCGTACGATCAACATACATTCGTCGCCGCAAATGCCATCGTCCGGCAGTGAGACGGAGGTGTATGCTGATGCTTTGAGCACGCCGCCAGTCGTGGATGAGCCAGCTGAACCGGCTGGAGTTGAGGAGGAGGAGCGCTACGAACTGGCATCGGCTGGCACACCAAAGCACACAACCGTGCCTGCTGATCCACTTGCTGATCTCAATGCGCGTCTGCTATTGAAATTACCTATATTTCCTGTGCCAGAGATGAACACACAAAACGTGTCATCCACATCGGTCGAATCGCCTGCCAGTAGTGTGGAACAGCGCACTCTGGCTGCATCTGCCGTCGAAAAGGTGTTATCGCCACCTAAACCGCGCATACCGACGCCACCACCCAAGCTGCGTCGCCGTCAACACTCGAAATCGGCGCAGAATCTACACCGTGCGGAGATGAAGATCTTTCTCGAAAAGACGCCATCCATGACCTTGGATATGAGCTTGACTACAGCAGATCTCGAAAACTGTCGTGACTTACCGCGTTTACCGGAGCTCTTCGGTGTCAGCAAGTGTAGCCTGGCGCCCAGCGATTATGAGGGCAATGACGCCGATAAGGAAAACTCATCGCCGTCGGTGGAATTGTCACCGCCACAATGCAAAAGTGATCCGAATACACCAATGTGCGCGGAGCAAAAGGTTTGTGGCTATCTCTCGCAACAGCTGCACTTCAAAAGCGTCGATTCCTTGGACATGCGCCACACGAATGGCAAGCGTCGCAGCGTTGTCTTCTCCAGCAACGCTTCGATCAATCAGCATGGCTCGAAGAACAGCCTGACGAGTCACGCCAGCACCATTGAAGAGTTCGATTTGAAGTCGGTGAGTTGTCAAAGTTTGAATGCGCAAAATCTGTTTGTCTCCATCGACGAACTTAACGAGATCACGCGCCAAATTAACGAATCCGAGGAGTTCAATGATGATATCGATTTGGAATATTGTCTACACCGTGACAACCTAAAGCCCAGCGAACGTCGCATTACgcttttgaagaataaaaacTCGCGTCTTATcagtttcaataataataaagagaAGCTTAAGAAGGGTTGGCATGGCGTTAAGCACTGGATTGGTGAGGAGAGCACCAAACTGAAGGAAGTGGTGCAGAAGCAGGCGAATTTGCAACGCGTCGCCACCTCTAAGCTCAGTCTCAACAACTCCGAGTGTCGTCAATCGCCCTCTGTGCATGGTAGTGTGCTGCTGCGTGGTGGTGATAGTCGGGTGGGCATGCCGGTGCTGCGCGACAGCGACACCAGCGTTGTTAGTATCAATCTGCAGCAGTCACAAGGCGCCACGGCAAGCACAGTGACCAGTCCAACGTCCGCTTTCGGCGTGAGTACTGATGATTTGGTGGATGGTAGTGGGGCTGGAGATGTAAGCGGCGGTGGTAATGCGGAAAATGAGGAGGACTTAGAATCATCGTTTACGCAACGACCAGCTGATGAGACACCAGCGGTCGCGAAATTGTTGGAG GGCCAAAATGGCTTCGAAGAACTGCGACGCTATGTAAAACAAGGTGGGGACTTCGGTAAGGAGCTGGTAATGATACTACAAGAAAG AGTTGAGTCTGAGACATTATACTCGAAATCTCTCTCGAAAATGGCCAACAAATTGAATAAAGCCTGTCGTGAACTGCCCGGCAGCATAGCCGATGCTTGGCGTGGTGTTGCTACCGAAATGGAGAATCGCAGCGACATCCATCGCCAGCTGTCGGCTTCACTCACAGATGAAATTGTCAAACCACTCAAGAATATAATCGATGCTCATCACAAAACCAGGAAGTCG GTTGAGAGCAACGTGGACAAGGCCGCACGCACACTAGCCGAGTGGCGTGTCAGCGAGTCTAAAGCCAAGAAATCGTCACACACAGCTGCACGCGAAAATGAGAAGCTACAGGATGCCTTACTCGATGTACGAATACAGAAATCACCATCCATCGCTCTGCTACATCAAGGTCCCAATAAACTGGCTGCCGAAAAGGAAATCAGATCGGCTGAGAAAGATTGCGCCAAATTGGATAGCAAGCGTAAGAAGGCCGAGGAGGCTGTCAAGCGTGCCGATGTCGAATACTACACGCTCTGCATACGCGCTGAACGCGCACGCGTCGATTGGGAGATGGCTGTATTGCGCGGCTCCTCATTGCTGCAGAATATCGAAAACCAACGTTTGGTTAGCATGAAAAACTTCATCGCGAATTATTCGCGTCTCACATCAAATATGAATCCCATTTTGGATGGTTTAATGCAACGTCTGCAGCCACAAGTCGACGCTTGCAACGTGTTGAAAGATATGCAGGTGGTTAAGAATATACGTCGTAATTCGGAGGGTCCCAGCGAACAATTGCTGCCGGACTTCTATTGTGAACACACCACATTGGCTATGAATCGGGAGCGACGCAAGCATGCGCTTATCAAGCTGCTGCAGTTGGTCAAGGCGGATTTGGAGCGGGAGCGTCGCTCGCGTAATGGACTAAAGGGACTTTCCCAGTCATTGAACAACCAAGAGAATCAAAATATCACCGACAAGTTGTATCAC ATACGATCGATGCTGACCTATTTGGAGGGTGCACGCTTCAAATTGCACTCAGCACTACTCGAGTTGGATCACAAGCCGAGATCGTCACATCCATTGGCACAACATATACAG GTTACACGTGATCGCACCGGCTTACAACAGAGCGTACTCAAAGTGCCGCTCTGGCTAAAGAACAACGATCGCATGAGTCAAGACGACAGCGCATCGGTGCAGGAAAACGAATACGAATGCGTCAATCAAACATCGAACATATCCAACGCCAGCTGCACCGATCTCAGCAAGGATATACTCGTGCGCAAGTTCAGTCGCAGCAAGAGCAACATTGAGACGCTCAGCAACAAGACACAGCTTTGCATTGCCAGCATTGATAAGACAAAGACAATACCAGCGCATATCGACAATGATCCGTATAGTGATCGTGGTCAAGCCGATGGCGGTTCGAATCAACAGGACTCCGATTTCGATGAATTCAGCTCACAGGATGAAGACGACGAGCAGACGACCACCACAAACAGTTCGGCACGCAAAGAACACAAAGCGATTATAGAGAAGAGCACAATGTTGGCGAACGGCACGGCCACGGCCATGTCTAACGGTGCGGCGACGACGACGCCTACAATCTACCAAAATGCGGCAGAGCTACATAACGGACAGAGCAATATGAACGGTAATGCGAACACAAATGGCAACGCGCCCGTTATACTGAGTCGTTGCAAAGCCTTGTACAGTTATACGCCGAAATTGTATGACGAGCTGGAGCTGACGCCGGGCGACATCATTGAAGTGCACGCCAAGCAGGAGGACGGCTGGTGGCTGGGCGCGCTGGGCAATCACGTGGGCATCTTTCCGGCGACCTATGTGGAGGAATTCGCTTGA